From Chloroflexota bacterium, one genomic window encodes:
- the cooS gene encoding anaerobic carbon-monoxide dehydrogenase catalytic subunit → MTIRTIDPAAAQLLEMAQAEGLSTAFQRAEEMKPCPIGADGRCCKNCEMGPCRLVKEGQVGICGATLETVSARNLARAIAAGAASHSDHGRDLAFALLAVAEGTAPGYQIKDEVKLHNVAQFLGLKVEGKSREEVARALAEKSIAIFGQQRGALPYLARAPQRRQELWQRVGLIPRGVDREVVDMLHRTHMGNDQDAEHLLRQALRTALADGWGGSMLGTDLSDILFGTPGPLTAKVNLGVLKEDEVNVVIHGHEPSLSEMIVLAARAPELVEYAKSKGAKGINLAGICCTSNEVLMRQGVPSAGNFLNQELAIITGAVDAMVVDVQCIMQALPDLATRFHTAVITTSPKVKIKGATHIEFDEHRAIEIAKQIVRLAIDNFPKRGKVNIPQVTQDLVPGFSHEYLVYMQGGYYRGSFRPLNDAVIDGRIRGVAGVVGCNNPRTPHDQAHNYIVRELIKNDVLVAQTGCGALASAKYGLMVGQAMEDAGPGLREVCEAIGIPPVLHLGSCVDNSRILTVLSQMATEGGLGEDIADLPAVGIAPEWMSEKALAIGAYFVASGAYVIFGVGSPVGGSPEVTDLINRGWQELVGGRLEFEPDPAKIVEKSLHHIDEKRAALNLATYDPTRFGRSGDRRLLELLAMPEEQRLSSLRGLAGAEKAVAV, encoded by the coding sequence ATGACGATAAGAACGATCGATCCCGCTGCCGCCCAGCTCCTGGAGATGGCTCAAGCGGAGGGATTATCCACTGCCTTTCAGCGGGCCGAGGAGATGAAGCCCTGTCCCATTGGGGCTGATGGCCGCTGTTGCAAGAACTGTGAGATGGGGCCCTGTCGCCTGGTCAAAGAGGGACAGGTGGGCATCTGTGGGGCTACCCTGGAGACAGTCAGTGCCCGTAACCTGGCCAGGGCCATCGCCGCCGGCGCGGCCTCTCACTCTGATCACGGACGGGACCTCGCTTTCGCACTCCTGGCCGTGGCTGAGGGGACAGCCCCTGGTTACCAGATTAAAGACGAGGTCAAGCTACACAACGTAGCCCAATTCCTTGGCCTCAAGGTCGAGGGCAAGTCCAGGGAGGAGGTCGCCCGTGCCCTGGCCGAGAAATCCATCGCCATCTTTGGCCAACAGCGAGGGGCGTTGCCCTATCTTGCTCGTGCACCCCAGAGGCGCCAGGAGCTCTGGCAGAGGGTGGGGCTTATCCCGCGGGGCGTTGACCGCGAAGTAGTAGATATGTTGCACCGCACCCATATGGGGAACGATCAGGATGCCGAGCATCTCTTGAGGCAGGCTCTACGCACTGCCTTAGCCGATGGCTGGGGAGGCTCTATGTTGGGCACTGATCTCTCAGATATCCTCTTCGGCACACCCGGCCCCCTTACCGCCAAGGTGAACCTAGGGGTACTCAAAGAAGATGAGGTGAACGTCGTCATTCATGGCCATGAGCCCAGCCTATCGGAGATGATTGTGCTGGCCGCCAGGGCTCCTGAGCTGGTGGAGTACGCTAAAAGCAAAGGGGCGAAGGGCATTAACCTGGCCGGTATCTGCTGCACGTCTAACGAGGTCTTGATGCGCCAGGGCGTGCCCTCGGCGGGCAATTTCTTGAACCAGGAACTGGCCATCATTACCGGGGCGGTCGACGCCATGGTTGTAGATGTGCAGTGTATTATGCAGGCCCTCCCTGACCTGGCCACAAGGTTCCATACCGCAGTCATCACTACCTCGCCCAAGGTCAAAATCAAAGGAGCGACCCATATAGAGTTCGATGAACACCGAGCGATAGAGATCGCCAAACAGATCGTGCGTCTGGCCATCGATAACTTCCCCAAACGAGGGAAGGTGAACATACCCCAGGTGACTCAGGACCTGGTTCCTGGCTTCTCTCATGAGTACCTCGTTTATATGCAGGGAGGCTATTACCGTGGCTCCTTCCGCCCTCTAAACGATGCCGTCATTGATGGGCGCATTCGTGGCGTGGCTGGCGTCGTTGGTTGTAATAATCCTCGCACGCCTCATGATCAGGCCCATAACTATATTGTCAGAGAATTGATAAAGAATGATGTCCTGGTAGCCCAGACTGGCTGTGGAGCCCTGGCCAGCGCCAAGTATGGACTTATGGTCGGTCAGGCTATGGAGGATGCTGGTCCAGGCTTAAGGGAAGTCTGCGAGGCTATCGGTATTCCCCCGGTGCTGCATCTCGGCTCCTGTGTTGATAACTCCCGCATCCTCACTGTTCTCAGCCAGATGGCTACTGAGGGGGGGCTGGGGGAGGACATCGCTGATCTACCGGCCGTAGGCATCGCCCCAGAGTGGATGAGTGAGAAGGCTCTGGCTATTGGGGCCTACTTCGTCGCCTCCGGCGCTTACGTCATCTTTGGAGTAGGCTCTCCCGTGGGGGGAAGCCCAGAGGTCACCGACCTTATCAACCGTGGCTGGCAGGAGCTGGTGGGGGGAAGACTGGAGTTCGAGCCTGATCCAGCCAAGATCGTTGAAAAGTCCCTGCACCATATCGATGAGAAGCGGGCGGCTCTTAATCTGGCCACCTATGACCCCACCCGCTTCGGTCGAAGTGGCGACCGACGTCTCCTGGAGCTGCTGGCTATGCCCGAAGAGCAACGGCTGAGCAGCCTGCGCGGTCTGGCTGGCGCAGAGAAGGCCGTGGCGGTTTAA